One Roseomonas sp. OT10 DNA window includes the following coding sequences:
- the queA gene encoding tRNA preQ1(34) S-adenosylmethionine ribosyltransferase-isomerase QueA, giving the protein MRTADFDFALPESLIAQSPARPRDAARLLDLTAGAPADRGVLDLPGLLEPGDLLVVNDTRVIPARLRAKRGEAAIELLLNRAEGGGVWHALARNAKRLRTGDVLTVQGAPELAPRVVERLEDGAVLVDFGPDEAALLAALEVAGEVPLPPYIARPGGPGAADREDYQTVFARNPGAVAAPTASLHFTPRLLAALEARGIERATVTLHVGAGTFLPVRGEDARAHRLHAEWGEITEATAARLNAAKRLVAVGTTALRLLESAAREDGSIAPFRGLTDLFLLPGHRFRSAPLLLTNFHLPRSTLFMLACAYAGTERVRAAYAHAVASGYRFYSYGDACLLRREESAP; this is encoded by the coding sequence CTGCGGACGGCGGATTTCGACTTCGCCCTGCCCGAGAGCCTGATCGCCCAGTCCCCGGCCCGGCCGCGGGATGCCGCGCGGCTGCTCGACCTGACCGCCGGCGCGCCGGCCGATCGCGGCGTGCTGGACCTGCCAGGGCTGCTGGAGCCGGGCGACCTGCTGGTGGTGAACGACACCCGCGTCATCCCCGCACGCCTCCGGGCGAAGCGCGGCGAGGCGGCCATCGAGCTGCTGCTGAACCGCGCCGAGGGCGGCGGCGTCTGGCACGCGCTGGCGCGCAACGCGAAGCGCCTGCGGACAGGGGACGTGCTCACCGTCCAGGGCGCGCCGGAGCTGGCCCCGCGCGTGGTGGAACGGCTGGAGGACGGCGCCGTCCTGGTCGATTTCGGCCCGGACGAGGCGGCGCTGCTCGCGGCGCTGGAGGTGGCGGGCGAGGTGCCGCTGCCGCCCTACATCGCCCGCCCCGGCGGGCCGGGGGCCGCCGACCGCGAGGACTACCAGACGGTCTTCGCGCGCAACCCCGGCGCGGTGGCGGCGCCGACCGCCAGCCTGCACTTCACCCCCCGCCTGCTGGCGGCGCTGGAGGCGCGGGGCATCGAACGCGCCACCGTCACCCTGCATGTCGGCGCCGGCACCTTCCTGCCGGTGCGCGGCGAGGATGCGCGGGCGCACAGGCTGCACGCCGAATGGGGCGAGATCACCGAGGCGACGGCGGCGCGGCTGAACGCGGCGAAGCGCCTGGTCGCCGTGGGCACCACCGCGCTGCGCCTGCTGGAGAGCGCGGCGCGGGAGGACGGCAGCATCGCCCCCTTCCGCGGGCTGACCGATCTGTTCCTGCTTCCGGGGCATCGCTTCCGCAGCGCGCCCCTGCTGCTGACCAACTTCCATCTGCCGCGCAGCACGCTGTTCATGCTCGCCTGTGCCTATGCGGGCACGGAGCGCGTGCGCGCCGCCTATGCCCACGCCGTGGCGTCCGGCTATCGCTTCTACTCCTACGGCGATGCCTGCCTGCTGCGTCGGGAGGAATCCGCGCCGTGA
- the tgt gene encoding tRNA guanosine(34) transglycosylase Tgt yields the protein MTLSFTLSATDGGARAGTLRTAHGEVPTPVFMPVGTAGTVKAMTADAVRATGARMILGNTYHLMLRPGAERVARLGGLHRMADWPGPILTDSGGFQVMSLSKLRDMDEDGVTFRSHLDGSKHRLTPERSVEIQRLLDADVTMCLDECTPFPATEAEAAKSMRLSMRWAARCRDAFTPRPGYGLFGIVQGGIHPALRAESAAALTAIGFEGYAIGGLAVGEGQEAMFATLDVTNPLLPADRPRYLMGVGTPSDLIGAVARGVDMFDCVIPTRSGRTARAYTSRGVLNLRNARHADDGAPLDPACDCPACTRHSRAYLHHLFRSEEMLGPMLLTWHNIEYYQRLMDRLRSAILAGRFAREAEAIAAGWAADAPEPVPPEPARPEAAPPEAAPLGSPA from the coding sequence GTGACCCTGTCCTTCACCCTCTCCGCCACCGATGGCGGCGCCCGCGCCGGCACGCTGCGCACCGCGCATGGCGAGGTGCCGACCCCCGTCTTCATGCCCGTGGGCACCGCCGGCACGGTCAAGGCGATGACCGCCGACGCCGTGCGTGCGACGGGGGCGAGGATGATCCTCGGCAACACCTACCACCTGATGCTGCGCCCCGGGGCGGAGCGGGTGGCGCGGCTCGGCGGGCTGCACCGCATGGCGGACTGGCCCGGCCCGATCCTGACCGATTCCGGCGGCTTCCAGGTGATGTCGCTGAGCAAGCTGCGTGACATGGACGAGGACGGCGTGACCTTCCGCAGCCACCTCGACGGCTCGAAGCACCGCCTCACGCCCGAGCGTTCGGTCGAGATCCAGCGTCTGCTGGACGCGGACGTGACCATGTGCCTGGACGAGTGCACGCCCTTCCCCGCGACGGAGGCGGAGGCGGCGAAGTCCATGCGCCTGTCCATGCGCTGGGCCGCGCGCTGCCGGGACGCCTTCACCCCCCGCCCCGGCTACGGGCTGTTCGGCATCGTCCAGGGCGGCATCCACCCGGCGCTGCGCGCCGAGAGCGCCGCGGCCCTGACCGCCATCGGCTTCGAGGGCTACGCCATCGGCGGCCTCGCGGTGGGCGAGGGGCAGGAGGCGATGTTCGCCACCCTCGACGTCACCAACCCGCTGCTGCCCGCCGACAGGCCGCGCTACCTGATGGGCGTCGGCACGCCGTCGGACCTGATCGGCGCGGTGGCGCGCGGGGTGGACATGTTCGACTGCGTCATCCCCACCCGCTCGGGGCGGACGGCGCGGGCCTATACCTCGCGCGGGGTGCTGAACCTGCGCAACGCCCGCCACGCGGATGACGGCGCGCCGCTCGACCCGGCCTGCGACTGCCCCGCCTGCACCCGGCACAGCCGCGCCTACTTGCACCACCTGTTCCGGTCCGAGGAGATGCTCGGCCCGATGCTGCTGACCTGGCACAACATCGAATACTACCAGCGCCTGATGGACCGGCTGCGCAGCGCCATCCTCGCCGGCCGCTTCGCGCGCGAGGCGGAGGCCATCGCTGCCGGCTGGGCCGCCGACGCGCCGGAGCCCGTCCCCCCGGAACCGGCCCGTCCGGAAGCGGCGCCTCCGGAAGCAGCTCCTCTGGGAAGCCCCGCATGA
- the queF gene encoding preQ(1) synthase, whose amino-acid sequence MTATDVSGLTQLGHHAAPPASPEEAVLERVPNPHPGTRYLVRFTAPEFTSLCPMTGQPDFAHLMIDYVPRDWLVESKSLKLYLTSFRNHGAFHEACTLDIAKRLVDVLSPEWLRIGGYWYPRGGIPIDVFWQSGASPEGVWIPAQDVPPYRGRG is encoded by the coding sequence ATGACCGCCACCGACGTCTCCGGCCTGACGCAGCTCGGCCACCACGCCGCGCCGCCCGCCAGCCCGGAGGAAGCGGTGCTGGAGCGCGTGCCCAACCCGCATCCCGGCACGCGCTACCTGGTGCGCTTCACCGCGCCGGAGTTCACCTCGCTCTGCCCGATGACCGGCCAGCCGGACTTCGCGCACCTGATGATCGACTACGTGCCGCGCGACTGGCTGGTGGAGAGCAAGTCGCTCAAGCTCTACCTGACCAGCTTCCGCAACCACGGCGCCTTCCACGAGGCCTGCACGCTGGACATCGCCAAGCGCCTGGTGGACGTGCTCTCGCCGGAATGGCTGCGCATCGGCGGCTACTGGTACCCGCGCGGCGGCATCCCGATCGACGTCTTCTGGCAGTCCGGCGCCTCGCCCGAGGGCGTTTGGATCCCCGCCCAGGACGTGCCGCCCTATCGCGGGCGCGGCTGA